One stretch of Punica granatum isolate Tunisia-2019 chromosome 5, ASM765513v2, whole genome shotgun sequence DNA includes these proteins:
- the LOC116206652 gene encoding uncharacterized protein LOC116206652 gives MASTLVLVAVFVLDLVAFGLAVAAEQRRNTATTARDNSNRRYCLYDSDIATGLGVGALLFLLVSHLLVMAVSRCLCCGKALRPSASRTWAIVLFITTWFFFLIAEICLLAGSVRNAYHTKYRTLLSETPPSCETLRKGVFGAGAAFVVLTGIVSELYYVSFSNANEAPSPYSRDSGIRMGSL, from the exons atggcatCGACGCTGGTACTGGTGGCGGTCTTCGTCCTCGATTTGGTAGCTTTCGGGCTCGCTGTTGCCGCCGAGCAGCGCAGGAACACT GCTACGACAGCCCGCGATAATAGCAACAGGAGATACTGTCTTTATGATTCTGATATTGCAACCGGACTTGGTGTTGGAGCCCTGCTGTTCCTTTTGGTTAGTCATCTTCTTGTAATGGCAGTGAGCCGTTGCTTATGCTGTGGCAAGGCTCTCAGGCCCAGTGCTTCCCGAACTTGGGCAATTGTCTTGTTCATTACTACCTG GTTTTTCTTTCTCATAGCTGAGATCTGCTTGCTTGCTGGTTCCGTGAGGAATGCCTACCACACCAAGTACAGGACGCTGCTGTCCGAAACTCCCCCATCATGTGAAACACTGAGGAAGGGTGTGTTTGGGGCCGGAGCCGCCTTTGTTGTCCTCACGGGCATAGTCTCTGAGCTCTACTATGTTAGTTTTTCGAATGCTAATGAAGCACCCTCGCCTTATAGCAGAGACAGTGGCATTAGGATGGGAAGTTTATAG